The Aphanothece sacrum FPU1 genome window below encodes:
- a CDS encoding XisI protein — METLTYKQLIQDIIQNYADKHPQNQPIETQIVFDPQNHHYLLLYVGWEGEKQIYGCPIHVDIKDNKFWIQRDFTEEGIASQLLEAGVSKENIVLGFRSPFNRQFTDFAAS, encoded by the coding sequence ATGGAAACCCTCACCTATAAACAATTAATTCAGGATATTATTCAGAATTATGCTGACAAACATCCTCAAAATCAACCAATAGAAACCCAGATAGTTTTTGATCCTCAAAACCATCATTATTTATTATTATATGTCGGATGGGAAGGAGAAAAACAAATTTATGGTTGTCCTATTCATGTTGATATTAAAGATAATAAATTTTGGATTCAGCGAGATTTTACAGAAGAAGGAATTGCTAGTCAATTACTAGAAGCAGGAGTATCGAAGGAAAATATTGTCTTAGGATTTCGTTCTCCTTTTAATCGCCAATTTACAGATTTTGCAGCGAGTTAA
- a CDS encoding XisH family protein, with product MSAKDVVHEIVRDALEKDSWIITHDPFFLRVSEKIGIFIDLAASKLLIAEKETIKIAVEVKSFIGLSAVTDFHLAVGQFLNYRLALEEFEPDRILYLAIPDDIYQNFFKDSFIQKIIKNYSIKLIIVNPKKGEIILWKPSPINN from the coding sequence ATGTCTGCTAAAGATGTTGTCCATGAAATTGTTCGAGATGCTTTAGAAAAAGATAGCTGGATAATTACCCACGATCCTTTTTTTTTAAGAGTGAGTGAAAAAATAGGGATATTTATTGATTTAGCAGCAAGTAAACTACTTATAGCTGAGAAGGAAACCATTAAAATAGCAGTAGAAGTAAAAAGCTTTATTGGATTATCTGCTGTAACAGATTTTCATTTAGCAGTTGGTCAATTTCTCAATTATCGATTAGCATTAGAGGAATTTGAACCCGATAGAATTTTATATTTAGCAATTCCTGATGATATTTACCAGAACTTTTTTAAAGATAGCTTTATCCAAAAAATTATTAAGAATTACTCTATTAAATTAATTATTGTCAACCCCAAAAAAGGAGAAATTATTTTATGGAAACCCTCACCTATAAACAATTAA
- the alaS gene encoding alanine--tRNA ligase, with translation MTKTAPSLTGSQIRDKFLQFYAKKQHQILPSASLVPEDPTVLLTIAGMLPFKPIFLGQKQPDFPRATTSQKCIRTNDIENVGRTARHHTFFEMLGNFSFGDYFKEQAIKWAWELSTKVFKLPAENIVVSVFENDDDAFKIWENIIGISPQRIKRMGETDNFWKAGPTGPCGPCSELYYDFHPELGDKNIDLEDDSRFIEFYNLVFMEYNRDADGNLTPLQNKNIDTGMGLERMAQILQKVPNNYETDLIFPIVETATNLAEINYQKAEEKIKVSLKVIGDHVRSVVHMIADGITASNTDRGYVLRRLIRRVVRHGRLIGIEGEFINKVAESAIQLSQDVYPQVRERETFIKGELQREEVAFLKTLERGEKLLAEIIEKTNKQGQISGVDAFTLYDTYGFPLELTQEIAEESNLTVDVDGFEAEMKKQQERSKAAHETIDLTVQGSLDKLAENIHPTEFLGYHHLQLTAKVEAVLFAGKTVDQAEAGTEIQIVLEKTPFYGESGGQIGDRGYLTGDNLVIRVDDVKKESGIFVHFGRIQRGTVSVNDTVTATIDRACRRRVQANHTATHLLQAALKKVVDDSISQAGSLVAFDRLRFDFNCPRAVTQNELQQIEDLINTWIAEAHDTEISIMSLDIAKEKGAVAMFGEKYGAEVRVIDVPGVSMELCGGTHVKNTAEIGLFKIMSESGISSGVRRIEAVAGPAVLEYLKVRETVVKDLCDRFKIKPEEISDRITTLQSELKGTQKELEAVQQELAIAKSEQLLTKAESIGEFKILVSNMGEMDAKSLQTAAERLQQKLGEGAVILGAIPEEGKVSLVAAFSPKVYKDKKLQAGKFVGEIAKICGGGGGGRPNLAQAGGRDPSKLPEALETAKQQLIETLKG, from the coding sequence ATGACCAAAACTGCACCCTCTCTCACTGGTAGTCAAATACGGGATAAATTTCTACAATTTTACGCTAAGAAACAACACCAAATCTTACCTAGTGCATCGTTAGTTCCCGAAGACCCTACCGTTTTACTGACTATCGCGGGAATGCTTCCTTTTAAACCCATTTTTCTCGGTCAGAAGCAACCTGACTTCCCTCGTGCGACTACTTCCCAAAAATGTATCCGTACTAATGATATTGAAAATGTGGGACGGACGGCCAGACATCATACTTTTTTTGAGATGTTAGGTAATTTTAGCTTTGGAGACTACTTCAAAGAACAAGCAATAAAATGGGCCTGGGAACTGTCTACAAAGGTGTTTAAATTACCTGCTGAAAACATTGTAGTTAGTGTCTTTGAAAATGATGATGATGCGTTTAAAATTTGGGAGAATATTATTGGTATTTCTCCTCAACGTATTAAAAGAATGGGAGAAACAGATAATTTTTGGAAAGCTGGCCCTACTGGTCCCTGTGGCCCTTGTTCAGAATTATATTATGATTTCCATCCCGAATTAGGAGATAAAAATATTGACTTAGAAGATGATTCCCGTTTCATCGAGTTTTATAACTTGGTTTTTATGGAATATAATCGTGATGCAGATGGCAATTTAACCCCGTTGCAAAATAAGAATATTGACACGGGTATGGGGTTAGAAAGAATGGCTCAAATTCTGCAAAAAGTACCCAATAATTATGAGACAGATCTGATTTTTCCTATTGTTGAAACAGCCACAAATTTAGCCGAAATTAACTACCAAAAAGCAGAAGAAAAGATCAAGGTATCTTTAAAAGTGATTGGTGATCATGTGCGATCTGTTGTTCACATGATTGCTGATGGAATTACGGCCTCAAATACTGATAGAGGATATGTTTTACGTCGTCTCATTCGTCGAGTCGTTCGTCATGGTCGGTTAATAGGAATTGAAGGAGAATTTATTAACAAAGTTGCTGAAAGTGCGATCCAACTTTCGCAGGACGTTTATCCTCAAGTTAGGGAACGGGAAACCTTTATTAAGGGAGAATTACAACGGGAAGAAGTCGCATTTTTGAAAACATTAGAACGAGGAGAAAAGTTACTCGCTGAAATTATCGAAAAGACTAATAAACAAGGTCAAATTTCTGGTGTCGATGCTTTTACTTTATATGATACTTATGGGTTCCCTTTAGAGTTAACTCAAGAAATTGCTGAAGAAAGTAATTTAACGGTTGATGTCGATGGGTTTGAAGCAGAAATGAAGAAGCAGCAAGAACGGTCAAAAGCTGCTCATGAAACTATTGATTTAACGGTACAAGGTAGTCTCGATAAGTTAGCAGAAAATATTCATCCGACAGAATTTTTAGGATATCATCACTTGCAATTAACTGCTAAGGTTGAAGCTGTGTTATTCGCGGGTAAAACTGTTGATCAAGCTGAAGCAGGAACTGAGATTCAAATAGTTTTAGAGAAAACCCCATTCTATGGAGAGTCAGGAGGACAGATAGGCGATCGCGGTTATTTGACAGGCGATAATTTAGTTATTCGAGTTGATGATGTCAAAAAAGAATCGGGTATTTTTGTACATTTTGGACGCATACAAAGGGGGACTGTTTCGGTTAATGATACGGTGACTGCTACTATTGATCGCGCTTGTCGTCGTCGGGTTCAAGCTAATCATACAGCGACTCATTTATTACAAGCTGCTTTGAAGAAAGTAGTTGATGACTCTATTTCTCAAGCAGGATCATTAGTTGCTTTTGATCGTCTCAGATTTGATTTTAATTGTCCCCGTGCTGTTACACAAAATGAGTTACAACAAATTGAGGATTTAATTAATACTTGGATCGCTGAAGCACACGATACAGAAATCTCAATTATGTCCTTAGATATAGCTAAAGAAAAAGGTGCTGTGGCTATGTTTGGGGAGAAATATGGGGCAGAAGTTCGGGTGATTGATGTTCCTGGGGTTTCTATGGAGTTGTGTGGGGGAACTCATGTTAAGAATACTGCTGAAATTGGACTGTTTAAAATTATGTCAGAAAGCGGTATTTCTTCAGGAGTAAGACGTATTGAAGCGGTAGCAGGGCCAGCAGTTTTAGAATATCTGAAAGTACGGGAAACTGTGGTTAAAGATCTCTGCGATCGCTTTAAAATTAAACCGGAAGAAATCAGCGATCGTATTACTACTTTACAGTCTGAACTTAAAGGAACTCAAAAAGAATTAGAAGCGGTTCAACAAGAACTAGCAATTGCTAAATCTGAGCAATTATTAACCAAAGCAGAATCAATTGGTGAGTTCAAAATATTGGTGTCAAATATGGGAGAAATGGACGCAAAATCTTTACAAACTGCTGCAGAAAGGTTACAACAAAAATTAGGAGAAGGTGCGGTTATTTTGGGTGCTATTCCCGAAGAAGGAAAGGTTAGTTTAGTGGCTGCTTTTAGTCCTAAAGTTTACAAAGATAAGAAGTTACAGGCTGGTAAATTTGTCGGAGAAATTGCTAAAATATGTGGAGGTGGTGGCGGTGGTCGTCCTAATTTAGCTCAAGCTGGAGGACGAGATCCTAGTAAGTTACCAGAAGCTTTAGAAACTGCTAAACAACAGTTAATTGAAACCTTAAAAGGTTGA
- a CDS encoding DUF6887 family protein, whose product MKPDFEKMSKAELKSYVLEHRDDLEAIRLLFSTPPGVEIKRYPAMFTDDGQPIEENIRIGEEAIQQRIEQEKGKK is encoded by the coding sequence ATGAAACCAGATTTTGAAAAAATGAGCAAAGCTGAACTGAAAAGCTATGTTTTAGAACATCGAGATGATCTAGAGGCAATTCGTCTGCTTTTTAGCACACCTCCTGGGGTAGAAATCAAGCGATATCCTGCTATGTTTACAGATGATGGTCAACCAATTGAAGAAAATATTAGAATTGGGGAAGAAGCTATTCAGCAAAGAATTGAACAAGAAAAGGGCAAAAAATAA
- a CDS encoding DUF6888 family protein, which produces MEANIIYPTNKQAQCYLRVCQWLSNSYLDIHLFRFDPQVGSVYILAGDELEIIVPSDGEWYFL; this is translated from the coding sequence ATGGAGGCAAATATTATTTACCCAACTAATAAACAAGCTCAATGCTATTTACGAGTCTGTCAGTGGTTATCTAATAGCTACTTAGACATTCATTTATTTCGCTTTGATCCTCAAGTCGGATCTGTCTATATTTTAGCAGGTGATGAACTAGAAATTATTGTCCCTTCTGATGGAGAATGGTACTTCTTATGA